The following are encoded together in the Juglans microcarpa x Juglans regia isolate MS1-56 chromosome 2D, Jm3101_v1.0, whole genome shotgun sequence genome:
- the LOC121250439 gene encoding scarecrow-like transcription factor PAT1 produces the protein MRKKIQEFQIFCHEYQITATTGRLLASGFLVQFQKLLCPEKIPQSSVLTGTWQTLLVDYSSMQASQQHRSSGMSSGLYYQPVREVEAYCLPQFRAIDHQLHSIDGSQGTHFLAQNSYERYCTLESSAKGNYAVYTSPSTVSFSPNGSPMSQQDSQSCPADQLHSPDNTYGSSISGSCITDEVNDFKNKLKELETVMMGPDCNFLDSYGCTFQNGTSNTSPAMDSWRQILEAISNRDLNHILILCAKAVSENDMLMAQWLMDELRQMVSVTGEPIQRLGAYMLEGLVARLASSGSNICQSLKCKEPASAELLSYMHILYEVCPYFKFGYMSANGAIAEAMKDENRVHIIDFQIAQGSQWLTLIQAFAARPGGPPHIRITGIDDSMSAYARGGGLSIVGKRLSNFAKSFKVPFEFHAAAMSGCQVQLGNLGVRSGEALAVNFAFMLHHMPDESVSTQNHRDRILRLVKSLSPKVVTLVEQESNTNTAAFYPRFLETLNYYTAMFESINVTLPRQSKKRINVEQHCLAREVVNIIACEGPDRVERHELLGKWRSRFKMAGFTPYPLSSLVNATIKTLLENYCDKYRLEERDEALYLGWMNRDLVASCAWK, from the coding sequence atgagaaaaaaaatccaagaatttcaaattttctgcCATGAATACCAAATAACAGCTACAACAGGCCGCCTTCTGGCAAGTGGGTTTTTAGTTCAGTTCCAAAAACTACTGTGCCCTGAAAAGATTCCTCAGTCAAGCGTTTTGACAGGGACTTGGCAGACTCTGCTGGTAGATTATTCTTCAATGCAAGCATCACAGCAGCACAGAAGTTCGGGCATGTCCAGTGGATTGTACTATCAACCAGTTCGAGAAGTTGAGGCCTACTGCTTGCCTCAGTTTCGAGCAATTGACCACCAGCTACACTCCATTGATGGGAGCCAAGGGACCCACTTCTTGGCTCAGAATTCCTATGAACGGTACTGCACTTTGGAGTCCTCAGCAAAGGGAAATTATGCTGTTTATACTTCCCCATCAACTGTCAGTTTCTCACCCAATGGAAGCCCAATGTCGCAGCAAGATTCTCAGTCATGCCCTGCTGACCAGCTTCATTCCCCTGACAATACCTATGGCTCTTCAATAAGTGGATCCTGCATAACTGATGAAGTAAATGACTTCAAGAACAAACTGAAAGAACTGGAAACTGTAATGATGGGTCCTGATTGCAATTTTCTTGACAGCTATGGTTGTACCTTCCAGAATGGCACAAGCAATACCTCACCAGCAATGGACAGCTGGAGACAAATATTGGAGGCAATTTCCAATAGGGATTTGAATCATATTCTCATTCTCTGTGCAAAAGCAGTATCGGAGAATGATATGTTAATGGCACAATGGTTGATGGATGAGTTACGTCAAATGGTGTCGGTTACTGGTGAACCAATCCAAAGATTGGGAGCGTACATGTTGGAAGGGCTTGTTGCACGGCTGGCCTCCTCAGGAAGTAACATTTGCCAATCGTTGAAATGTAAAGAACCAGCAAGTGCCGAGCTCCTCTCTTATATGCATATTCTTTATGAGGTTTGCCCTTACTTTAAATTTGGCTATATGTCTGCCAATGGAGCCATTGCAGAAGCCATGAAGGATGAAAACAGAGTTCACATCATTGATTTCCAAATTGCTCAGGGGAGTCAATGGTTGACTTTAATCCAGGCTTTTGCTGCTAGGCCTGGTGGACCACCCCACATCCGCATAACAGGTATAGACGATTCCATGTCAGCTTATGCTCGTGGAGGAGGACTAAGTATTGTGGGAAAGCGACTATCTAACTTTGCAAAGTCCTTTAAGGTGCCATTTGAGTTCCATGCTGCAGCAATGTCCGGTTGTCAGGTTCAGCTAGGGAATCTTGGGGTTCGATCTGGGGAAGCTCTTGCTGTGAACTTTGCTTTCATGCTACACCATATGCCCGACGAGAGTGTCAGCACTCAAAATCACAGGGACAGGATACTGAGATTGGTCAAGAGCCTGTCTCCAAAGGTGGTGACGCTTGTTGAGCAAGAATCCAACACAAATACTGCCGCATTCTATCCACGGTTCCTTGAAACACTGAACTACTACACAGCTATGTTTGAGTCGATCAATGTGACTCTTCCGAGGCAGAGTAAGAAGCGGATCAATGTGGAGCAGCACTGCTTGGCAAGGGAGGTGGTTAATATAATAGCTTGTGAGGGGCCTGATAGGGTGGAACGGCATGAGCTTCTTGGTAAGTGGAGGTCACGGTTCAAAATGGCTGGATTTACTCCATACCCTTTAAGCTCCTTGGTGAATGCCACCATTAAAACGCTGTTGGAGAACTATTGCGACAAATATAGGCTTGAAGAAAGAGATGAAGCTCTTTATCTTGGTTGGATGAACAGAGATTTGGTTGCTTCTTGTGCATGGAAGTGA